The genomic window ACTGAATTTCGGTCGTTCAGTCCTGACTGTCCTTACGGCGCCGGCGCCACCACCGCCTGCGGGCCCGGCTCCAGAACCAGCCGGCCGGTGGCTCGTCCGAGCGCCACGGCTGCGGCTGGGGCGCGGAGATCCGCCACCGCGCGGCGAGCATGCGGGCCCGCGCGGACGGCTCGGCGGCCTCCGCGGCCCGTATGAAGTCCTCGTCGAGGACGAGCTCGTCCCAGGACTCCGCCCCCGGTGTCGCCTTCTGCTCCGCCCCCTGGTCCGGCCCCTGCTCCGGCCGCGGCTCGGGCCCGGGCTCCTCGGCCATGGCGGCGCCTCCTCTCGTCCCTCTGTCCAGTGTCCACACCCGCCGTCAAAGGCGCGTGAGGACGGGAACGCCCCGGGAGGGAACCTCCCGGGGCACGGATCGGGGCCGTTGGCGACGCCCCGCTACTCCTCGCCCGCCAGCGTCAGCGTCCGCAGCTTCTGCCCCGCGTACCCTGTGGCCAGCAGCGTGACGCCCGCCAGCAGCGCCACCGCCAGCGGCAGTCCCACGTCCGAGGCGATCATCCCCTCGCCGCCGATCTTCTCGGCGAGCGCCAGTGACCACTGCTGCACGCTGAGCGTCCGCGCGCCGGGCACCAGGCTGCCGAAGAGCGTCTCCCACACGAGCGCGTAGACCAGCCCGATCACGACCGCGTGCCGGCTGACCGTGCCGAGCAGCAGGAACAGCGCGCTGTACGCGATCGAGGCGACCAGCGCCGCGACCGTGTACGCCACGGCGATCTGCTGGCCGTTGCCGTTCAGGATCAGCCCCGCCAGCAGCGTGGGGATCGCGGAGAAGGCCATCGTGACGGCGATCGCCACGATCAGTTTGGTGATGATGATCGTCGGCCGCTTCACGGGCTTGGCGAGCAGATAGACGATCGATCCGTCGTCGATCTCGGGGCCGATGGCGCCCGTGCCGGCGATCACACCGATCAGCGGCACCATCGTCGCGATGGCGAAACCGCCCAGCACATCGGCGGCGACCTGGTCGTCCACCCCGTTGAACGCCCGCACCACGGCCGCGATGAGCAGCAGCAGCCCCGGGAGGACGAAGAGGATCGCCGCCCGGCGACGGCCGAGGAGGGCACGGTAGGTGAGCCGGGCGACTGTCGGGTTGTACATGTCGAAGGCTCCTTTCAGGCCGCAACGAGGTAGGAGAAGACGGATTCGAGCGACTCGTCCGACGGCGAGACCGTCAGGAGCCGGATCGAGTGCTCACGGGCGACCTTCGGCAGCAGCTCCGTGAACCGCCCGAAGTCGACCGCCTGGATCCGCAACGCGCCCTCCTGCAGATCCACTTCGATCCCGGCGGTCGACGGGTCGGCGATCAGCGCGGCGGCGAGTGCCCGGTCGTCGCTGGAGCGCACCACGTACCGGTGCGGCCGGTCCGTCATCAGCCGGCGGATCTTGCGGAAGTCGCCGCTCGCGGCGTGCCGCCCCGCGACGATCACCTCGATGTGCGAGGCGAGCTGCTCGACCTCCTCCAGGATGTGGGACGAGAACAGCACCGTACGGCCCTCGGCACCCATCCGCCGCAGCAGCTCCATCAGCTGCATGCGCTGGCGCGGGTCCATGCCGTTGAAGGGCTCGTCGAGGAGCAGGACGCTCGGCTCGTGCACGAGCGCGGACGCCATCTTGACGCGCTGGCGCATTCCCTTGCTGTACGTCGCGATCTTGCGGTCCTGCGCGTACTCCATCTCCACCGTGGCCAGCGCGCGCTGGGCTTCCTTCGCGGCCAGTCCGTGCAGTTCGGCGTTGGCGACGACGAACTCCCGCCCCGTCAGGAAGTCGTACATCGCCTCGCGCTCGGGCACGACGCCGATCTGCCGGTACACGCCTTCGTTGCGCCAGATCGCCTGCCCGTCGAGGGTGACGGTGCCCGTGGAGGGGGCGAGAAAACCACCCATCATGTTGATGAGCGTGGACTTGCCGGCTCCGTTGGGGCCGAGGAGTCCGGTGACACCGGGGCCGATCGTCATGGTCACGTCGTTGACGGCGACCACGTTGCCGAACCAGCGCGAGGTGTGGTCGATGGAAAGAGTGCTCATGGGCGCAGCCCATTCCTTAGAGGGGTGGTGGCGGGCGACGGGTGGGCGGTCACAGCCCGACCTTTCGGTAGCGGCGCATGAGGACGCCGTACGAGCCGGCGATAAGCGCGAGGACGGCCAGCAGATAGACCACGCCGGTGCCCGTGCCGGGGCCGTGCCCGCCGGGGAAGGACGAGGTGGCGCCGAGGAAGGCGGTCTGTACGCCGTCGATGAGCGTGATGGGCGAGAAGAGCCCGAGCCACTCCACCGCGTCGCCGGATCCGGTCGAGTCCGCGATGGCCTGGACCGTGGACACCGCCCCGTAGCTGATGGTGAGGGCGGCGATGACGGCGGCGACGCCGAAGCCCCGGCGCGGGGTGAGCGCCGCCATGACGAGCCCGATTCCGCCGAAGAGCAGCGAGAGGAGTGCCACGGAGACCAGCCCCTGCGCGAAGCCCTTGCTCTGGTCCGTGAAGTCCATCTTCGCCAGCAGCGAGCCGATGTAGAGGATCAGCAGGGGTGCCGCGGTGAGGACGAACAGCGCCGAGGCCATCGCGCCGAACTTGGCGAGCACGTAGTCGATGCGCTCGATGGGCCGCGAGAAGTAGAGCGGCACGGTCTTGAAGCGCAGGTCCCGGGAGACGGACTGCGGGGCCTGGGCCGCCAGGAAGAGGCCGATGACCGCCTGTGTGACGATCGCGTAGCGCGTGTAGTCGAGCGGCAGTTCCTTCAAATTGGTGGCGACCGCGACGGCGACGATGATCGCCGCAGGGAGGCACATCACCGCGAAGAGGATCATCGGCAGCACCTTGGACTTGGCGCTGCGGCCGAGTCCGTACGCGCCGCGCAGGGACTGCGAGTAGAGCGAGCGGCGGGCGTAGGCCCGGCCGAGCCGTGCGCCGTCGTAGTTGCGGTACCCGATGTTGTGGATCCGCGTGGTCTCGGCGCGGGGCGCGCCGGCTCGGGTCGTCTCGGTGGTCATCGGACCGGCACCTCCGTGGGCTGGGCCTGGGCCTGGGCCTGGGCCTGGGCCTGGGCCTGGGCCTGGGCCTGGGCCTGGGCCGCGGTCTCCGCGCGGAAGACCTCCGCGATGTGGTGGCGGCGCTGTTCCATCCGCACGAGTCCGAGGCCGAGCGCGGCGACGGTGTCGCGGACGGTGTCGTACGTCTCCTCGCCGGTGGCCTCCAGGAGCAGGATGTGGCCTGCCCCGGGCAGGCCCTCCTCGACGCCGTCGTGCAGCGTGATGCCGGCCGCCGCGAGGGCCTCGCGGAGCGCCGCCGTCCCGTCCGGGTGGGCGTCGCTGTCGGTGACCTCGACCGCCAGGGTCGTCGTGATCTTGGTGAAGTCGCTGGTTGAGCTGGAGCGCAGCAGCGTGCCGCCGTCCACGACCACGACGTGGTCGCAGGTGCGCTCCAGCTCGCCGAGCAGATGGGAAGTGACCAGGACCGAGATGCCGAAGTCGGTGTAGACGCGGCGGATCAGGCCGAGCATGTCGTCGCGGCCGACCGGGTCCAGGCCGTTGGTCGGCTCGTCGAGGAGGACCAGCTGGGGGTCGTGGACCAGAGCCTGCGCGAGCTTGACGCGCTGCTTCATGCCGGTCGAGTAGCCGCCGATGGGGCGGTACCGCTCCTCGTAGAGGCCGACGTGGCGCAGCGTGTCGGCGGTGCGCTCGCGGGCCGCGGTCGGCGGGAGGCCGGACATGCGCGCCATGTGGACGACGAACTCGGTGGCCGAGACATCGGGCGGCAGGCAGTCGTGCTCGGGCATGTAGCCGACGCGTTCGCGGATGGCGGCACCGGAGGTGGCGACGTCGAGGCCGAGCACCTCGGCGCGGCCCTCCGTAGCCGGGGACAGACCCAGAAGGATCTTGATCAGTGTGGACTTGCCGGCCCCGTTGGCGCCCACGAGTCCGGTCACGCCGGGCCCGATGTCCAAGGAGAGCCGGTCAAGCGCGGTCACCCGTGGGAACCGCTTGCTCAGGCTTTCGGTCACGATCACAGTCACGCTACGAAGGTAGTGGCGCGCACCACACCCGGCGTCAGCCCTGGCGGCTGGATTCGCATCCGACTCCAGACGTACGGACCCGTAGGGGGCCCCGCCCGAGGAGGACGGAGTTGTCCACAGACGCGGGGGTGTCCACAGGCTGCTGCACGGCCCTTGACGCAGCCGTCGAGCATTGTCACATTCATCAGTGTCAAGTTACGAGCACGTACCGCACACGGGACGGACGGGTGGCATGACCTCAGCAGTGAGTGGCACGACCTCGGCAGCACTGAGTGAACGGACCGCGGAGCTGCGGGGGTTCCGGGAGGTGCAGCGCCTGGCCTATGACTGCGCGGAGGCGGTCGCGGCGCAGCTCAAGCCGGGGGTGACCGAGCGCGAGGCGGCGCGGATGCAGCGCGAGTGGCTGCGTGAGCGCGGGGTGCGCGACTGGTTCCATCTGCCGTTCGCCTGGTTCGGGGACCGCACGGCCTTCGCCGGCTTCCGGATACCGCTCCAGTTCTTCCCGACCGACCGGAGGCTGGAGGCGGGGATGCCCTTCATCCTCGACATGGCCCCGGTGTACGAGGGCTTCACCGCCGACATCGGCTACTCGGGCTGCCTCGGGCCCCATCCGGTGCACGACAAGCTGCTCTCCGACCTGCGGACGCACCGCGAGCTGATCCTGCGCGAGGTGCGCGAGCGCCGCTCGCTCCGGGAGATCTACGAGGACGTGGACCGCCTGATGGTCCGGCAGGGGTATGCCAACCGGCATCGCGCGTATCCCTTCGGGGTCATCGCGCACAAGGTCGACCGGGTCAGGGAGCGCCGCTGGTCGCCGACGCTCTTCGGATTCGGCACCCAGTCGCTGAAGGGGCTCGCGAGCGATGCCCTGCACGGTCACCGGGAGGGCTGGTCGCCGCTCTGGTCGCCGTACAGGTTCTCCGACCATCCGCCGCAGCCGGGGCTCTGGGCGGTCGAGCCGCACCTCGGATTCCGGGGCACGGGCGCGAAGTTCGAGGAGATCCTGGTCGTCACCGACTCCCGGGACCCGGAGCAGAGTGCGTTCTGGCTGGACGACGATCTGCCGCATGTGCGGCGCTGGGCCGAGGAGGAGGTCGCGTGAGCATGGGGATCGAGGACACGGGGAACGACGGCACGGGTATCAAGGGCATGGACGGCACAGGGAACGACAGCACAGGGAACGACGGTGCGCGTGAGCGATGGGTGCGTACGGGCGGGATCGAGCTGTGCGTGGCCGAGTGGGGGGACGCCGCACAGCCGACCGTCGTGCTCGTGCACGGCTATCCGGACTCCAAGGAGGTCTGGTCCGAGGTCGCGGCCCGGCTGGCCGAGCGCTTCCACGTCGTGCTCTACGACGTGCGGGGTCACGGCCGTTCGACGGCGCCGGTGCCCCTGCGCGGCGGCTTCACGCTGGAGAAGCTGACGGACGACTTCCTGGCGGTCGTGGACGCGGTGAGCCCGGACCGGCCGGTGCACCTCGTCGGTCACGACTGGGGGTCCGTGCAGTCGTGGGAGTTCGTCACGGTGAAGCGGACCGAGGGCAGGATCGCGTCCTTCACCTCGATGTCGGGCCCCTCGCTCGACCACTTCGGGCACTGGATCAAGGAGCGAATGAGCCGCCCGACCCCGCGCCGCGTCGGCCAGCTCCTCGGCCAGGGCGCCAAGTCCTGGTACGTGTACATGCTGCATACGCCCGCGCTGCCCGAGCTGGCCTGGCGCGGACCGCTCGGCAAGCAGTGGCCGAAGATCCTCCAACGGATCGAGAAGGTGCCCACCGTTGACTATCCGACCTCGTCGCTGCCGTCGGACGCGGCGCACGGCGCCTGGCTCTACCGGGACAACGTGCGCGCCCGGCTGCTGCGGCCCCGCCCCGATGCGTATGCGCACGTTCCGGTCCAGCTGATCACGCCGACCGGCGACGCCTTCTTGTCCGAGCGGCTCTATGACGATCTGGGCCGGTGGGCACCGCAGTTGGTGCGCCGGGCACTGCCGGCGAAGCACTGGGTGCCACGCACTCGCCCGGACCAACTGGCCGCGTGGATCTCCGAGTTCGTGACGGCCAATGACGACGCCGGCGGCCCGGCCGGGGCGGCCCTGATGGTCCGGGAGAGCCCCGCCCCCGGTCCGTACGCCGAGCGGTTCGGCGGACAGCTGGTACTGGTGACGGGCGCGGCCAGCGGCATCGGGCGGGCCACGGCCTTCGCCTTCGCGGAGGCCGGCGCGCGGGTCGTCGCCGTCGACCTGGACGCGGAGGGGGCGGCCAGGACGGCGGACATGGCCCGGCTGATCGGCGCCCCGGCGGCCTGGGGCGAGGCGGTGGACGTCGGTGACGAGCAGGCGATGGAGAAGCTCGCCGGGAAGGTCGCCGCCGAGTACGGCATCGTGGATGTGCTGGTCAACAATGCGGGGATCGGGCTATCCGGCTCGTTCTTCGACACGACGAGCGAGGACTGGCGCAAGGTCCTCGACGTCAATCTGTGGGGTGTGATCCACGGCTGTCGGATCTTCGGCAGGCAGATGACCGAGCGCGGTCAGGGCGGCCATATCGTCAACGTCGCCTCGGCGGCCGCGTACCAGCCGTCGAGGGCCCTCCCCGCGTACTCGACATCGAAGGCGGCGGTGCTGATGCTCAGCGAATGCCTGCGGGCGGAGCTGGCCGGTCAGGACATCGGCGTCTCCGCGATCTGCCCGGGCTTGGTGAACACGAACATCACGGCGACCGCGCGCTTCGCCGGGGTCTCCGACGAGGAGCAGAAGCGCCGCCGCAAGAAGTCCTCCCGGCTGTACGGGCTGCGCAACTACCCGCCGGAGAAGGTCGCCGACGCGGTGCTGCGCGCCGTCGTAAGGAACCAGGCGGTGGTCCCGGTGACACCGGAGGCGCGGAGCGCCCGCCTCATGTCCCGCTTCACCCCCGGGGCCCTGCGTGCGATAGCCCGGCTGGAGCCACCGCTGTGAGCGGGCACGGCGTGAGCGGGCACGGCGTGAGCGGCCACGGCGTGAGCGGCCACGGGGCGAGCGGGTACGAGGCGGGCGGCCACGGGGGACCGAGCAGGGTGCAGGCGGGCAGACCATGAGCGAGCCGGCTGCCGAGTACCGCATCGAGGACCTGGCGCATCACAGCGGCGCCACGGTCCGGACGATCCGCGCCTACCAGGACCGGGGGCTGCTGCCCAGGCCGGAGCGGCGCGGCCGGTCCAATGTGTACGGGGACACGCATCTGGCCCGGCTGCGGCAGATCGCCGGTCTGCTGGACAGGGGGTACACCCTGGCTTCCATCAAGGAGCTGCTGGAGGCATGGGACGCGGGGCGCGGGCTCGGCGGGGTGCTCGGTCTGGTCGCCGAGGTCCAGGGCCCGTGGACCGACGAGGTCGCGGACCGGATCTCCCGAGCGGAGCTGGACGCGACGTTCGGCGGCAAGCCCGACGAGGAGGCCATCGCCGAGGCGGTGGAGCTCGGCGTGCTGGAGCGCATTCCGGGCCGGGACGACGAGTTCCTGGTGCCCAGCCCCCAGGAGCTGGCCGTGGCCGCCGAGTTGTACGCGGCGGGCGTGCCGCTGCTGGCAATATCGGACCACCTGCGGGAACTTCGCGGACAGGTGGAGCACATAGCTTCCCGTTTCCTGGAGTTCACCACCGAGCACGTCTTCGCGCGCTACCTCGGCCATCGGCCGCCGACGGACGCGAACGCGGCGGAGGCGGCGACGATGGTGCGGCGGCTGCGGCCGCTGGCCCAGCAGACCGTGGACGCCGAACTGGCTCGGGCCATGCGGACGTTCGCCACCCGGCACCTGCAGCACCATCTGGGCGCGGAGGGTCCGCCGGCGCCCAGCGACCAGCGGCGCCGTGTGGCACTGCCCGTCACGACGATAGACGCTGTACAGCGTCTGGTTGGCCCTGAGCACGTGGCGACGTTCATCGCCGCCGCGACCGAACGGGAGGTGTATGCACGGACATTGGACACACTCACAGCAATCCATCAGGAATCAGGAGAAGTTGATCAAATACGTTGATTTTCTCCGAGGATTGTCCACAGGATCGTCAATTCCCCCTGTGGATAACGAACTTGGCTGTGGATCAAACATGTGGATCACCATCGCCCGGATGAAAATCGCGTGGCGGTGCGCTGACGACGGCGGGACTCTGATGGCATGAACGAAACACGCATCGACGATGCACACACCGACGAAAGACGCACCGTCAAGGTGTCGAAGTACCTCTCGAAGCATCTGCGGCACCAGCCCGAGCGAATCGGGATCACGCTGGACGAGAACGGCTGGGTCGCGATCGACGAGCTGATGCGAGCAGCGGCCGCGCACGGCTTCCGCTTCACCCGGGCCGAGCTCGATCATGTCGTCGCCGTCAACGACAAGCGGCGCTTCACGATCGACGGCACCCGGATCCGGGCCAACCAGGGGCACACCGTCGAGGTCGACCTGGACCTGCCGGCCGCCGAGCCGCCGGCGTACCTCTACCACGGCACGGTCGCCCGCAGCCTGGACGTGATCCGCGCCGAGGGCCTGCGTCCCATGGCGCGCCACCATGTCCACCTCTCACCGGACCGGGAGACCGCCACCCGTGTCGGCGCCCGCCGGGGCTGCCCGGTCGTCCTCTCCGTGGACGCGGGCGCGATGCACCGCGCGGGCCATGTCTTCTACGTCAGCGCCAATGGCGTGTGGCTCACGGACGCGGTCCCGCCGGAGTTCCTGCGCTTCCCCGGTTGAGCCGTGCGAGGACGGGGAGCCGCGCCGGGAAGCCTTCCGACAGGCGCACCGTACGCTGGAGCGCATGACGTCTCCTCTGCGCCTCAGCACCGTGATCCTTCCCGTGCACCGCTGGAACGAGGGAGGCCGGGCGCTCTGGCAGCGAGCCGAGGAGCTGGGTTTCCACGCCGCGTACACCTATGACCACCTGGCCTGGCGGACCTTCCGGGACGGACCCTGGTTCGGTGCCGTCCCCACCCTCACCGCCGCCGCGGCGGCCACCGGCACCCTGCGTCTGGGCACCCTGGTGACCTCAGTCAAGCCTTGTTCACCTATCGCATCCTGACCTGTGACTTCAGCGTCATCTCTACGTAGCGTCACGGTCCACGACGCTGCTGGAGCCGTCGGGGGCGCTACAGGTAGTTCCCCTTGGCCGCCAAGCTCGGCGCGAGACTTGATGACGCCCCGCCTTCTCGTCTCTGCCAGGTGATGCGCTGCGGCACGAACGCCCCGTTCGTCATGGGTGCAGCGGCGATTGCAGCTCAGCGGAGTTGGGCGGTGGCTTCGGTGGCGATCTCCTCGAAGACAGCCTGATCCGCAGCGAAATCCGAGTCGGCGATCGGCCAATGGATCACGATCTCGGTGAAACCCAGCTCCTGGTGGCGGCCAGCGAAGTCCACGAAGGCGTCCAGGGACTCCAGTGGACGGCTGCGGTCCGGTGTGAAGCCGGTGAGCAGGATCTTGTCCAGCTCGGTCATGTCCCGCCCTTTGTCCGCGCACGCCTTGCCGAGCTTCTCGAACTGGCTGCGGATCGCCTCCACCGACTGCTCCGGGGTGCCCTCCTCGTACAGCCTCGGGTCGCCCGTCGTCACCCACGCCTGCCCGTACTGGGCGGCCAGCTTCAGGCCGCGCGGCCCGGTCGCTGCCACTGCGAACGGCAGCCGGGGCCGCTGGACGCAGCCGGGGACGTTGCGGACCTCATGGGCGGAGTAGTGGGTGCCGTGCTGGGTAACCGCGTCCTCGGTGAGCAGCCGGTCGAGAAGCGGCAGGAACTCGCCGAACCGGTCCGCCCGCTCCTTCGGCGTCCACGCCTCCTGCCCCAACGCTGTCGCGTCGAAGCCGTTGCCGCCAGCCCCGATGCCGAGGGTGATACGGCCGCCCGAGACGTCGTCCAGGGAGATCAGCTCCTTGGCCAGCGTCACGGGGTGTCTGAAGTTGGGCGACGTGACGAGGGTGCCCAAGCGCAGGCGCTCCGTGGCCGTCGCCGCTGCAGTGAGCGTGGGGACGGCACCGAACCAGGGGCCGTCACGAAATGTCCGCCAGGACAGGTGGTCGTACGTGTAGGCGGCGTAAAAACCCAGCTCCTCCGCACGCTTCCAGCGGTCTCTGCTGCCCTCGTGCCAGCGATGGATGGGGAGGATGACAGTGCTCAGACGCAAGCTCATGACCACGAGCCTACGTGCATCCCGTGAGAGTCCCACTATCACTACGGACCGTGAGGTGCTCAGGCTGCGTCCAGAGCTTCCCAAGCCGCAGCGATCCTGTCCGGAACGAGCTGGTCATGGCTGCTCGGGAGTTACCAGGAACTCACGCCTTGGGTGGGGGGTCGTTCGCGACATGGTCCCCGGCGGGCAGGCGGACGTCACTCGTGGATTCAAGGTCGAGGTCGGTGAGCGCCAGGCAGCGGTGGACTTGGCCGTGGTCGTTGGATACGGCTTCGCGATCACTTCTGTCGCCAGGGACGCGCGGAAAAACGTGATCGCGGCGGTGGAGCGGATGTCCGTGTCACCGCAGGGTGCCGTGGAAGCGGTACGGCGGATGCGCTCGCCTACCTGTGTCTCCGGCCCGCGAAGGCGGCCGTCGACCGCCCTGGTCAACGGGGACGGCCTGCGCCCCTGGACGGTTCGTCCAGGGGCGCAGGCCGCTTCGCTGCGGACGGAACAGGTCTCTCGCGGACGGGAGGCTCCGCGCTTCTCAAGGGCTGCGATGCTGCGATACCGCCCTGAGGACGACCGGGTCGTCAGTCCTTGGGATCGCCCTTCTTGGGGCCACCTTTCTTGGGTCCGTGGTCGTCCCGGTCGTCATGGTCCCGACCGTGATCGCGGTCTTTGCCCGGCTTACCGGCAGGCCCCGACGGCCCGGCAGGTCCGGACGGTCCAGCAGGTCCGGACGGTCCAGCAGGTCCCGACGGTCCAGCAGGCCCGGTAGGTCCAGGAGGCCCGGACGGCCCTCCGGCAGGCCCCGACGGCCCGGCAGGTCCGGACGGTCCAGCAGGTCCCGACGGTCCAGCAGGCCCGGACGGTCCGGTGGACCCGGTAGGTCCAGGAGGCCCGGACGGTCCGGTGGACCCGGTAGGTCCAGGAGGCCCGGACGGTCCGGTGGACCCGGTAGGTCCAGGAGGCCCGGACGGTCCGGTGGACCCGGTAGGTCCAGGAGGCCCTGTCGGCCCGGGCGGGCCAGTGGGTCCGGGTGGGCCTGTCATGCAGACCGCCCTCGTGATCACGTTACTGTCCAGCGTGACCGCGCCATTGCGCGCCAGCGCCCGGCCCTCGACCGCCGTATTGGTGTTCACCGTGACGGACGTCAGGGCAAGGATGTTGCCCTTGAAGAAGGAATTGGTGTCGAGGGTGGCGGAGCTTCCCACCTGCCAGAACACGTTGCATGCCTGTGCTCCGTTGACGAGCTGGACGTTGCTCCCCGGAGCGGTGATCAGCGTGGAGCCGATCTGGAAGATGAAGACGGCGTTGGGGTCGCCCTGGGCGTCGAGGGTGACGGTCCCCGTGAGGTTCTGGGACGACGAAGCGTTGTAGACGCCGGGTGTCAGTGTCAGTCCGCCGAGGTCGCCCGGGGAGGTCAGGCTGGCGGTGGGGGCCCGGCTGGCCGCGTCGTTGTAGGCGATGGTCAGGTCGGACTGGGCCTGAGCAGCCGGCGCATCGGCGACGTGCTGCACTCCGTTGACGATTCCGGGCGGAAAGCCCGTCACCGAGGACCCAGGGCTGACTCCCAGGTCGCCGTTGACGACCGTGGGACCCGTATTGGTGACGGTTGAACCGGCCAGCACCGCGTAGCTCATGGCAGTTCCCAGCCCCACAGGAGCCTCAGCAGCGCGCGCAAGGTTGGAGACCATGGTGATCGCCATCACCAGCGCGGCTGCGGGCAGCAATAGGAGAGTTGTTCTGAGTCTGCCTTTTCGCCGCTTGCCAGGCGGGGCGGAGGGGGCGGCATTCACTGCCATGGGACGAGTCCTTTCATGTCGCTGTCGACCTCGATCGGCACCGTCGCAACGAGATCCCGCGGACTCACCCGAGCGCAGGACCAGGAAACGACCGACAGCGAGAGGTAGTGACGGAACGTCACTTAACCAGAGAAATGACTGATACCAGGACAAAGTGAATCCCTTGAGGCCGAAAGTGTGAGAACGGTCGACCATTCGCCCTACCAGTCAGACGCCCGGACCACCGGCTCGTCAGGGTGCCGAGCTTCGGCGGTTCGTCCGGGACGCAGGTCCCGTCCCGGCCCTGGCCGGCGATGCGGGTGACGCGAATCCGAGAGCCTGATGGGATGGATGCGGTACGTCTGCGCCTGCTGAACCGCTGGCAGGCCGATGGCCTCAAAGGAAGACTGGGCGACCTGTACGTCGAGTCTTCCGACACAGCCGCCGGTGAGGCGTACCGCAACCGCCAGGACTTCCTGCGCCGCGGAACGGGCGATCGGCACTGAGGGCTATTCCCGCGAAAGGCCAGGGAGGAGGGCGCTTAAGGGTGTTGAAGGGACCGGGCCGCTGCCCGGGACATTGCTCGGCATGCGGCCGGCTCACTCCAGGGCGGCGAGGTGGTCGGCGGCGCCGCCTCGCCACTCGATCAGGAAAAGGGTCGCGTCGTCACTGGTGCTCCCGCCCCGCTCCTCCTTCAGGGCGTGGGAGAGGGAGCGCACCGCCGCCCGCACTCCCTCCTCTGTCTGCTCGAT from Streptomyces formicae includes these protein-coding regions:
- a CDS encoding LLM class flavin-dependent oxidoreductase, coding for MSLRLSTVILPIHRWHEGSRDRWKRAEELGFYAAYTYDHLSWRTFRDGPWFGAVPTLTAAATATERLRLGTLVTSPNFRHPVTLAKELISLDDVSGGRITLGIGAGGNGFDATALGQEAWTPKERADRFGEFLPLLDRLLTEDAVTQHGTHYSAHEVRNVPGCVQRPRLPFAVAATGPRGLKLAAQYGQAWVTTGDPRLYEEGTPEQSVEAIRSQFEKLGKACADKGRDMTELDKILLTGFTPDRSRPLESLDAFVDFAGRHQELGFTEIVIHWPIADSDFAADQAVFEEIATEATAQLR
- a CDS encoding ice-binding family protein, producing the protein MVDRSHTFGLKGFTLSWYQSFLWLSDVPSLPLAVGRFLVLRSGESAGSRCDGADRGRQRHERTRPMAVNAAPSAPPGKRRKGRLRTTLLLLPAAALVMAITMVSNLARAAEAPVGLGTAMSYAVLAGSTVTNTGPTVVNGDLGVSPGSSVTGFPPGIVNGVQHVADAPAAQAQSDLTIAYNDAASRAPTASLTSPGDLGGLTLTPGVYNASSSQNLTGTVTLDAQGDPNAVFIFQIGSTLITAPGSNVQLVNGAQACNVFWQVGSSATLDTNSFFKGNILALTSVTVNTNTAVEGRALARNGAVTLDSNVITRAVCMTGPPGPTGPPGPTGPPGPTGSTGPSGPPGPTGSTGPSGPPGPTGSTGPSGPPGPTGSTGPSGPAGPSGPAGPSGPAGPSGPAGGPSGPPGPTGPAGPSGPAGPSGPAGPSGPAGPSGPAGKPGKDRDHGRDHDDRDDHGPKKGGPKKGDPKD